The following is a genomic window from Lysinibacillus sp. JNUCC-52.
AATATATCGGTACACAAGGCGTTATTCAAGGTACATTTGAAACGCTTTCGGCAATTGCACGATTGCATTATAACGACTCACTTGTTGGGAAAATTTTATTGACTGCTGGTGCAGGAGGTATGGGTGGCAACCAGACACGTGCGATGACAATGCACGGAGGTGTCGCTATTTTATGTGATTCCAATATTGATATTATTAATCGTCGCATTGAAAAGGGCTTTATTGACATTGTTGTAGATTCTTTAGAAGAGGCGATTGAACTAGCAAAAACGAAAGCGGCTGCTGGCGAAGCGCTTGGTATAGCAGTAGTAGGGAATGCAGCAGATATTTTCGAAAAAACATTAGAAATTGGCTTTTTACCTGATATAGCAACTTCCATGACACCTGCCCATGACCCGATTGCCTATTTACCAGCTGGTTACAGTGTCGAAGAGGCTGACGCGCTACGTGAAAAAGATCGTCTTGCATACTTAGAAAAAGCACGCCATACGATGATTCGCGAGCTGAAGGCATTAATAGCTTTATTAGATAAAGGTGTACATTCGTTTGAATATGGCACAAGTATTCGTAAAGAGTGCATTGATGCTGGATTTGATGAGAAGGAGGCAAAGCGTTTGCCAGGATTTGTAGCAGAATATATCCGTCCATTATTCTGTGAGGGGCGTGGGCCTTTCCGTTGGATTTGCATGTCAGGCGAGGCAGAGGATTTACGCAAAATTGACGATATGATTTTAGAGAAGTTTAGTGATGATTTCCTTGTTACGCGCTGGATTAAGCTTGCGAAGGAGCATATTCCGATAGAAGCATTACCTGCTCGAATTTGTTATATGGGCTTTGGACAGCGTAAAAAGTTCGCATTGGAAGTTAACGATATGATTAGACGAGGGGAGTTAAGTGGCCCAGTTGCCTTCTCCCGCGATAATTTAGACTCTGGTTCCATTGTCAATCCAACATTTGAATCTGAAAATATGAAGGATGGCGGAGATTTAATTTCTGACTGGCCAGTATTAAATGGTTTATTAAATGCAGTTGGTATGTGTGACTTAATTGCGCTTCAAGCTAACTATTCAATGGGAGA
Proteins encoded in this region:
- the hutU gene encoding urocanate hydratase, translating into MTKPEILYSVKAQRGNTLRCKGWRQEVILRMLENNMENAEKPEELVIYGGIGKAARNWESYHAIVDSLKNLEDDETLVVQSGMPVAVFKTHKYAPTVVMATTNIMKADWPTFYDLQEKNLTMYANYTAAPWEYIGTQGVIQGTFETLSAIARLHYNDSLVGKILLTAGAGGMGGNQTRAMTMHGGVAILCDSNIDIINRRIEKGFIDIVVDSLEEAIELAKTKAAAGEALGIAVVGNAADIFEKTLEIGFLPDIATSMTPAHDPIAYLPAGYSVEEADALREKDRLAYLEKARHTMIRELKALIALLDKGVHSFEYGTSIRKECIDAGFDEKEAKRLPGFVAEYIRPLFCEGRGPFRWICMSGEAEDLRKIDDMILEKFSDDFLVTRWIKLAKEHIPIEALPARICYMGFGQRKKFALEVNDMIRRGELSGPVAFSRDNLDSGSIVNPTFESENMKDGGDLISDWPVLNGLLNAVGMCDLIALQANYSMGEAVHTGVTMIADGTEESDMRLEVAMTVDSGIGVVRHAQAGYETAKDVANGKGKLTDESIQIPLWWEPTATFGPKDLVKEKV